ATGCTCATGCTCTACCTCCCTTAACCGCACCCGCCCACAGTGACCCGGGTGCTGGCCGAGGCCAAGAGGAACCTGCCGTCTTGGGTTTCCACCACCGCCCGCACCGCGCTGGTCTCTGCCAAGCGGACCCGGGTAGCGTAATAGGGCAGGGCCTTCATGGGCATGAAGCTGGCCAGCCTAGGGGTGGGGTTCTTGTCGGCGAAGAGGTGGATGGCCTTCACCTCGCCCGGGGGCAGGTTGACCTCCACTTCCGCCGGCACGTTGGCCCCGCTTTCAGCGATGGTGGGCATGGTGACCTTCACCAGGTCCGAGGGGGTGAGGTCCCTAAAGCCCTTGCCCAGAGCCTCCTGCAAGGCCTTCTCCAGGTTGGCCAGGTCCTCGCCCTCGAGGCCTTGGGCCCTCACAGGAAGCCCCGAAAGGGCTACAGCCCCAAGGGCCATGCCGGTAGCCTTGAGAAACGCTCGCCTATCCACACGCACCTCCTTTGGCGCACATCCGGCGCAGCTCCTCCAAAAACTGCGCCCGCGGCCGGCTGCCAAAAAACCGGCCTACCTCTTCCCATGTCCCCCTGCGGTGGACAAGGAAGACGAAGCTGGGGACGCCCAGCACCCGGAAACGCCGGGCCAGATTCTGCCCCTCGGGGATGGCGGTGCTCACGGAGGCCACCACGTAG
The genomic region above belongs to Thermus sediminis and contains:
- the soxY gene encoding thiosulfate oxidation carrier protein SoxY, with protein sequence MDRRAFLKATGMALGAVALSGLPVRAQGLEGEDLANLEKALQEALGKGFRDLTPSDLVKVTMPTIAESGANVPAEVEVNLPPGEVKAIHLFADKNPTPRLASFMPMKALPYYATRVRLAETSAVRAVVETQDGRFLLASASTRVTVGGCG